From Psychroflexus torquis ATCC 700755, the proteins below share one genomic window:
- a CDS encoding helix-turn-helix domain-containing protein, translating into MGRKAILEIKESDSELKKLLLKQKTLKAEKRLKSLLAIKSGKFETRQELADFLGIHIRTLERWIVNYNAGGVEMMLTDKPKNKTSKIITPQIHKGLSQRVHDPNNPFLGYWDAQNWVEQEYGVVVKYQRIREYLIQHFKTKPKTPRKSHYKKDVEAEKAFLKTP; encoded by the coding sequence ATGGGAAGAAAAGCAATTTTAGAGATCAAGGAATCAGATTCGGAGCTAAAGAAACTCTTGTTAAAACAGAAAACCTTAAAAGCAGAAAAACGTTTAAAGAGTTTGCTAGCCATTAAGTCTGGCAAATTTGAAACCCGACAAGAATTAGCTGATTTTTTAGGGATTCATATCAGAACCCTAGAAAGGTGGATTGTGAACTACAATGCTGGTGGGGTTGAGATGATGTTAACTGATAAGCCTAAAAATAAAACGTCTAAAATTATTACACCACAAATACATAAGGGTTTATCCCAAAGAGTACATGACCCAAATAATCCTTTTTTGGGATACTGGGATGCTCAAAATTGGGTAGAACAAGAGTATGGCGTAGTTGTTAAGTACCAACGGATCCGTGAGTATTTGATTCAACATTTTAAAACAAAACCCAAGACTCCTAGGAAATCTCACTACAAAAAAGATGTAGAGGCTGAAAAAGCTTTTTTAAAAACTCCCTAA
- a CDS encoding cytochrome c oxidase assembly factor Coa1 family protein, with the protein MNNELIEQKSWWKKNWKWFIPVSGLLLLICSVFISSEIMGIGTDFAQAYSDTELYKDAIKKVESDQKVKELLGEIEPIDKFAILEGEVNYSNGNQSVNSTLRIQGTKGKAKMDISADRVEGQWVFKKINVRIKNSDNSKQTIEIIRDSKK; encoded by the coding sequence ATGAATAACGAACTGATTGAGCAAAAAAGCTGGTGGAAAAAAAATTGGAAGTGGTTTATTCCTGTTAGTGGACTCTTACTCCTTATATGTTCTGTCTTCATTTCTTCTGAAATAATGGGGATTGGTACTGATTTTGCTCAGGCTTATTCCGATACGGAGCTTTATAAAGATGCTATAAAAAAAGTCGAATCTGACCAAAAAGTTAAAGAACTACTCGGTGAAATAGAACCGATTGACAAATTTGCAATTTTAGAGGGGGAAGTTAACTACTCAAATGGAAACCAAAGTGTAAATTCTACCCTCCGGATACAAGGAACGAAAGGAAAAGCCAAAATGGATATTTCCGCAGATCGAGTTGAGGGCCAGTGGGTCTTTAAAAAGATCAATGTCCGAATTAAAAACTCAGACAATAGCAAACAAACGATTGAAATTATAAGAGATTCCAAAAAGTAG
- a CDS encoding class I SAM-dependent methyltransferase, with amino-acid sequence MKEKENKSRSIKKPWPTKEAMEQIYEMKLWGGSSSDFYSGIGSHHPKVVNPYIEVVISFLDSFQNELTLCDLGCGDFNIGKELVNYTRKYHAIDIVAGLIERNTEKYREDHLEFHCLDIAIDDLPSGGCALLRHVLQHLSNTEIQRIVSKLSNFEYIIVTEHVPEGDFIPNKDIISGQGIRLKKQSGVNLTAGPFHLKVKEETQLLSVILNGQKGTIVTTLYKT; translated from the coding sequence ATGAAGGAAAAAGAAAATAAATCAAGGAGCATAAAGAAACCTTGGCCTACAAAAGAAGCTATGGAACAGATTTATGAAATGAAACTCTGGGGAGGTAGCTCTTCCGATTTCTATTCAGGCATAGGCTCCCATCATCCTAAAGTGGTCAATCCATACATAGAGGTTGTCATTTCATTTTTGGATTCATTTCAAAATGAACTTACTCTTTGTGACTTAGGCTGTGGCGATTTCAATATAGGAAAAGAATTGGTGAACTATACCAGAAAGTACCATGCTATCGATATAGTTGCAGGCCTTATAGAGAGGAATACAGAAAAATATAGGGAAGACCATTTAGAATTCCATTGTTTGGATATCGCGATAGATGATTTGCCTTCTGGAGGTTGTGCCTTACTAAGACACGTGTTACAACATTTATCGAATACTGAAATTCAACGTATAGTGAGTAAATTATCCAATTTTGAATACATCATCGTAACCGAACATGTCCCTGAAGGGGATTTTATACCCAATAAAGATATTATTTCAGGACAAGGAATTAGACTAAAAAAGCAAAGTGGTGTCAACTTAACGGCAGGACCATTTCACTTAAAGGTCAAGGAAGAAACGCAGTTATTATCTGTTATTTTAAATGGCCAAAAAGGAACTATAGTGACTACACTTTATAAAACTTAG
- a CDS encoding patatin-like phospholipase family protein, translating into MRAMVISGGGSKGAFAGGIAEYLITVCKNDYDLFVGTSTGSLLIPLLSIGEISKLKEVYTSVNQKSIFSRNPFIIKERDGEFEIRINHLNILLGFLKGSKTFGESKSLKKLILRTVTPNFFEKMKNQHVDVVVTVSNISLGKVEYKSVKDFNREEFCDWIWASANLVPFMSLVRKDGYEYGDGGLGNVVPIAEAINRGAKEVDIILLKTEKPFQKKPVKNVLELTTRIFDFLLEQIITNDIMIGKLRSKHDEITLNFYNPPEMLTKNSLIFEPIKMKKWWDLGFEFAQQNNHYCRRIQTKLFQ; encoded by the coding sequence ATGAGAGCAATGGTCATTTCAGGTGGAGGAAGCAAAGGGGCGTTTGCAGGAGGCATTGCAGAATATCTTATCACCGTTTGCAAAAACGACTATGACCTTTTTGTAGGCACCTCTACCGGAAGCCTACTTATTCCATTGCTTTCTATAGGTGAAATTTCTAAGCTTAAGGAGGTGTATACCTCTGTGAACCAAAAGTCAATTTTTAGTAGAAATCCTTTTATCATCAAAGAAAGGGATGGCGAATTTGAAATCAGAATCAATCACCTCAACATCCTCCTAGGATTTTTAAAGGGTTCGAAAACCTTTGGAGAAAGTAAGTCCTTAAAAAAATTAATTTTGAGAACAGTCACTCCAAATTTTTTTGAGAAAATGAAGAATCAACATGTAGATGTGGTCGTCACAGTCTCCAACATAAGTTTGGGCAAGGTCGAATACAAGTCCGTCAAGGATTTTAATCGCGAAGAATTTTGTGATTGGATATGGGCTTCTGCTAACTTAGTTCCTTTTATGAGCTTAGTTAGAAAGGATGGTTACGAGTATGGGGATGGTGGATTAGGCAATGTTGTTCCTATTGCAGAAGCCATTAACAGAGGCGCTAAAGAAGTAGATATCATTTTATTAAAAACTGAAAAGCCATTTCAAAAAAAACCAGTAAAAAATGTCCTAGAATTAACGACTCGGATATTTGATTTCCTTCTGGAGCAGATTATCACCAATGATATTATGATTGGAAAATTGAGGAGTAAACATGATGAGATCACGCTCAACTTTTATAATCCTCCAGAAATGCTCACCAAAAACTCTCTTATTTTTGAACCTATAAAAATGAAAAAATGGTGGGATTTAGGTTTTGAGTTTGCACAACAGAACAACCACTATTGCAGAAGAATTCAGACCAAATTATTTCAATAA
- a CDS encoding M14 family metallopeptidase, with amino-acid sequence MKQILFFTTFLFALCAQAQEVKLKDYLPQDVTYNQNIPTPSEIIGFVPGEWHVSHDKLVLYMRAIAESSDRVSIENRGFTYERRPLILLTITSPENHKNLAKIQENHLKIISGEISESQLESMPIVVNQGFSVHGNEPSGTNASLVLAYYLAAAEGPSIDRMLENTVILLDPSFNPDGLQRFAYWTNTNRSTNLNPDPQDREFFEIWPGGRTNHYWFDLNRDWLPLQLLESQARVKTFYDWRPNVLTDHHEMGSNSSFFFQPGIPERTNPLTPQLNQDLTERIGNYHAKALDSIGSLYYSKESFDDFYYGKGSTFPDINGSIGILFEQASSRGSGQMTDNGLLTFPFTIKNQFTTALSTLKASLELKTDILKLQHNFYRNAEKNAEKGAYVFGRKNDPVLANELAKVLEQHQVELYKLKKNERFDGKDFDQNSSYIIPKNQLQHRIVEAMFEERTSFNDSIFYDVSAWSFRHAFDVDFAEVKSIDMGKKLTSVELDIPNDLQKSKYAYALRWNDFNAPKVLYKIMDEDIRVKVAQKPFQSKTEAFDYGTIVIPVQNQQKTSTEIYTLLDELQKDNHVKISPLKTGLTQGINLGSPNMSHLKMPKIAMLVGEGVRSYDAGEIWHMLDFRYEIPVTKLDAKDFNRTSLEKYTHLVIPSSSSDALTPSGKEKLKDWVRKGGNLIAYKGTMNWLKAEKMIDFKTKKDSIVANDISFIERSEFYGAKRIGGTIFKAKIDRSHPIVYGYNNDEIALFRNSNLMLEADTLSFNNPIQYTNSPLLSGYINAENLELIKGTVPFKQDGYGRGNVMIFTDNTNFRAFWLGTFKLFLNSIFFSDQM; translated from the coding sequence ATGAAACAAATTCTATTTTTCACCACCTTTCTTTTTGCTTTATGTGCTCAAGCCCAAGAAGTGAAGCTTAAAGACTACTTACCTCAAGATGTCACTTATAATCAAAATATTCCAACCCCAAGTGAAATCATTGGTTTTGTTCCTGGAGAGTGGCATGTTTCTCACGACAAACTGGTTCTATATATGAGAGCCATAGCAGAATCCTCAGATAGGGTTAGTATAGAAAACAGAGGGTTTACTTATGAAAGAAGACCTCTTATTTTACTTACCATTACCTCTCCAGAGAATCATAAAAATCTAGCTAAAATTCAAGAGAACCATCTCAAAATTATATCTGGTGAAATCTCAGAATCTCAGTTAGAATCTATGCCTATTGTAGTGAATCAGGGATTTTCTGTTCACGGTAATGAACCTAGTGGTACCAATGCTTCTCTAGTTTTAGCCTATTATCTTGCTGCTGCAGAAGGCCCTTCTATAGACCGGATGCTAGAAAATACGGTTATACTTCTCGACCCAAGTTTCAACCCAGATGGTTTACAACGATTTGCCTATTGGACCAATACCAATAGAAGTACAAATTTGAATCCTGACCCTCAAGATCGTGAATTCTTTGAAATTTGGCCAGGGGGCAGAACAAATCATTATTGGTTCGACCTCAATAGAGATTGGCTTCCCCTACAACTTTTGGAAAGCCAAGCTAGAGTAAAAACATTTTACGATTGGAGACCTAATGTCCTAACCGACCACCATGAGATGGGCTCCAATTCTTCCTTCTTTTTTCAACCTGGTATCCCAGAAAGAACAAATCCCCTCACCCCTCAACTCAACCAAGATCTTACTGAACGAATTGGTAACTATCATGCTAAAGCTCTAGACAGTATCGGTTCTTTATATTATTCGAAAGAGAGTTTTGATGACTTTTACTACGGTAAAGGGTCTACCTTCCCAGACATTAATGGTTCTATAGGTATTCTGTTCGAACAAGCAAGCTCTAGAGGTTCTGGACAAATGACTGATAACGGATTATTGACATTCCCCTTCACTATTAAAAATCAGTTTACCACAGCCCTCTCCACTTTGAAAGCTTCCTTAGAACTGAAAACTGACATTCTCAAGTTACAGCATAATTTTTATAGAAACGCCGAGAAGAATGCTGAAAAGGGAGCTTATGTGTTTGGCAGAAAGAACGATCCTGTCTTAGCTAACGAATTGGCAAAAGTCTTAGAGCAACATCAGGTAGAGCTTTATAAACTTAAAAAAAATGAACGCTTTGACGGAAAGGATTTCGACCAAAATTCATCGTATATCATTCCTAAAAACCAATTACAACATAGAATCGTGGAGGCGATGTTTGAGGAGCGTACGAGTTTTAACGATAGTATTTTTTACGATGTATCCGCCTGGAGTTTCAGACATGCTTTTGATGTAGATTTTGCTGAAGTGAAATCTATAGATATGGGTAAAAAACTAACTTCAGTAGAATTGGACATCCCCAATGACCTTCAAAAATCTAAGTATGCCTATGCTTTGCGCTGGAATGATTTTAATGCCCCAAAGGTGTTATATAAAATCATGGATGAAGACATCCGTGTAAAGGTGGCTCAAAAACCATTTCAATCTAAGACTGAAGCTTTTGATTATGGAACTATTGTTATTCCCGTACAAAATCAACAGAAAACTAGTACCGAAATCTACACTCTACTGGATGAATTACAAAAAGACAACCATGTAAAAATTTCACCATTAAAAACTGGATTAACCCAAGGAATTAATCTTGGAAGTCCCAATATGAGTCATCTAAAAATGCCTAAAATTGCTATGCTTGTTGGCGAAGGAGTAAGGTCTTATGATGCTGGGGAAATATGGCACATGCTAGATTTTAGGTATGAGATTCCAGTCACTAAACTGGATGCCAAAGATTTTAATAGGACTAGCCTTGAGAAGTACACCCACTTGGTTATACCAAGCTCAAGTTCTGATGCCTTAACCCCTTCAGGAAAAGAAAAACTAAAAGACTGGGTAAGGAAGGGAGGAAACCTCATCGCCTACAAAGGCACCATGAATTGGCTTAAAGCTGAAAAGATGATTGACTTTAAAACAAAAAAAGATAGTATCGTGGCCAATGATATCAGTTTTATAGAGCGTTCAGAATTTTATGGTGCTAAGCGAATTGGAGGAACTATTTTTAAAGCTAAAATTGACAGATCTCACCCTATAGTTTATGGTTATAATAATGACGAGATAGCCCTTTTTAGAAACTCCAACTTAATGCTAGAGGCGGACACTTTAAGCTTTAACAATCCTATTCAATATACCAACTCACCTTTATTAAGCGGATATATAAATGCAGAAAATTTAGAGTTAATTAAAGGCACTGTCCCCTTCAAACAAGATGGATATGGAAGAGGAAATGTGATGATCTTTACTGATAATACCAACTTTAGAGCCTTTTGGCTTGGAACCTTTAAGTTATTTTTAAATTCAATCTTTTTTAGCGACCAGATGTAA
- a CDS encoding DUF2059 domain-containing protein, with amino-acid sequence MKKTLIILLICLVNFGITQAQNESFKEDALKLTKLSNDAVEASFSQLYTMIPAENLESFKKDLKPIMDTYYLNVAEMSMEYYSHEDVKQLLKFYESEVGEKMLETQSKLAVKSMEMAQGLSMELMPLVQKYSK; translated from the coding sequence ATGAAGAAAACACTAATTATTTTATTGATTTGTCTAGTCAATTTCGGAATAACCCAAGCTCAAAATGAGTCGTTCAAAGAAGATGCACTTAAGCTCACAAAATTATCGAATGATGCTGTGGAAGCTTCTTTTAGTCAACTTTACACTATGATTCCTGCAGAAAATTTGGAAAGTTTTAAAAAAGACTTGAAGCCTATTATGGATACTTATTATTTGAATGTTGCTGAAATGTCAATGGAATATTATTCCCATGAAGATGTAAAACAATTATTGAAATTTTACGAGTCTGAAGTTGGAGAAAAAATGCTAGAAACTCAATCCAAACTAGCTGTAAAAAGTATGGAAATGGCCCAGGGGCTTAGTATGGAATTAATGCCTTTGGTACAAAAATATTCTAAGTAA
- a CDS encoding IS630 family transposase, with protein sequence MRISLNKDSYDSVNLYFQDEARFGMMNHLGKYITASGVKPIVTYQHIYKTTYLYGSYSPINGDSFVWEINGVSTNIFQAYLREFSTHNPKEYKIVVIDNAGFHSTKNIEVPQNIVLLRIPPYNPELNPCEQVWQYIKNRFKNQRFESMKSLKQWLSEMVCEMKPETIKSITGNHHFLKAFNTAFNN encoded by the coding sequence ATTAGAATTAGTCTTAATAAAGATAGTTACGACTCTGTTAATTTATACTTTCAAGATGAAGCTCGATTTGGAATGATGAATCATCTTGGAAAATACATAACCGCTAGCGGTGTAAAGCCAATAGTGACCTATCAACATATTTATAAAACGACCTATCTATACGGTAGTTACTCCCCAATAAACGGAGACTCTTTTGTTTGGGAAATAAATGGTGTAAGTACTAACATATTTCAAGCCTATCTGCGAGAATTTTCAACACATAATCCAAAGGAATATAAAATTGTAGTGATTGATAATGCAGGATTTCATTCTACAAAAAATATAGAGGTGCCACAAAATATAGTTCTTTTAAGAATACCCCCATACAATCCTGAACTAAACCCATGCGAACAAGTATGGCAATACATTAAAAATCGATTTAAGAATCAAAGATTCGAATCGATGAAAAGTTTAAAACAATGGCTAAGCGAAATGGTCTGCGAAATGAAACCTGAAACCATTAAATCTATAACAGGAAATCACCATTTTCTAAAAGCTTTTAATACGGCATTTAATAACTAA
- a CDS encoding MFS transporter has translation MNSLKLILSDFRYFSVVWVYCSLNIMIGTWVLYIPQVKEKLELDDSEIGFALFSLALGLLLFIPVVPYVTHKIGLGKSTFFGICAFSIAFIGPFIATNFTMLCVSLFVVGIFSALTDISMNTLISEIEKKDEVNIMSAAHGFFSLGGALGALIGTLLIALLDAPLYHVLLMIFLVVVTNLLLSKKYYTMTENKGLKNKSKVPFKVYKPLFLLAFLALVAMSSEGSIEQWSSIYLIEIVEISSQNLAGLGFIVFSIMMTIGRFFGDGISEKIGSKRIIVVGFILACMGYLCVLLSQVLLSVIGFGIIGLGLSVIIPELFRVAGNTRGISASKSISFVSGIGFFGFLLSPVILGYISDSFSLKVSFLCLLALTLFTLIVSIFRPKFN, from the coding sequence GGTGTATTGTTCTTTAAATATCATGATAGGGACTTGGGTATTGTATATACCGCAAGTAAAAGAGAAGTTAGAACTTGATGATTCAGAAATTGGTTTTGCATTGTTCTCTTTGGCTTTAGGACTTCTGCTTTTTATTCCTGTGGTCCCTTACGTTACTCACAAAATAGGTTTAGGTAAGAGTACGTTTTTTGGTATATGTGCTTTTTCAATAGCTTTTATAGGACCATTTATCGCTACCAATTTTACGATGTTATGCGTCTCTTTATTTGTGGTAGGTATTTTTTCTGCACTTACAGATATTTCTATGAATACGTTGATCTCAGAAATTGAAAAGAAAGATGAGGTGAACATTATGTCGGCGGCGCATGGCTTTTTTAGCTTAGGGGGTGCACTAGGAGCACTTATTGGTACTTTACTTATAGCCTTGTTGGACGCACCATTATACCATGTGCTTTTAATGATCTTCCTCGTTGTTGTGACGAATTTATTATTATCAAAAAAGTACTATACCATGACTGAAAATAAAGGCCTTAAAAACAAAAGTAAAGTTCCTTTCAAAGTCTATAAACCTCTATTTTTATTAGCCTTCTTGGCTCTAGTTGCTATGAGTAGTGAAGGATCTATTGAGCAGTGGAGTTCTATTTATTTAATTGAAATAGTTGAAATTTCTTCCCAAAACTTAGCAGGTTTAGGATTTATTGTATTTTCTATTATGATGACAATAGGACGATTTTTTGGTGATGGAATAAGTGAAAAAATCGGATCTAAAAGAATTATTGTAGTAGGATTTATTCTTGCTTGTATGGGATATTTGTGTGTGCTTTTAAGCCAAGTTTTATTAAGTGTAATAGGATTTGGAATTATAGGATTAGGCTTGTCTGTTATTATTCCAGAATTGTTTAGAGTCGCAGGAAATACAAGAGGAATTTCGGCTTCTAAAAGTATTTCTTTTGTTTCAGGAATAGGATTTTTTGGATTTTTATTAAGTCCAGTAATTCTTGGTTATATTTCAGATAGCTTTAGTCTTAAAGTCAGTTTTTTATGTCTTTTAGCCCTCACGTTATTCACCTTAATAGTGTCGATTTTTAGACCTAAGTTTAATTAA